The following proteins come from a genomic window of Halomicroarcula saliterrae:
- a CDS encoding nitrite/sulfite reductase — MANKKEDIKGELYGDEVREKIEEFAEKGWDAIPEDEHDEWFSRFKFWGVFHHRGGQESYFMMRLTNCGGVLEPGQLRAIGEVAEEYASGPVDNPEFGDAWIDFTTRQSVQLHWLKLEDIPDIWDKLEGVGLTSRSAGGDTMRNISGCPVAGKGEEYIESRPILDEIQETIRGDDELCNMPRKFNISVSGCKQGCAQDAINDIGLEPAHKFVDGEEVKGFNVRVGGGLGGREPRNARPLNLFIEPEHAVETVREFVEYYHENGNRTNRSKNRARFFVDEHGTEKIREDLDERLDFEFETAGTDFRGEYTYNAGKNTEFGAHDHVGVYDQKDDKNYVGLSVPVGRLPAEDVVKLADLADAYGSGAVRLTRRQNPLIMDVPDGNLANLLNEPFLEKYSPEPNPFTQGAVACTGTEFCSLALTETKARMARMLRWLGDNVELPSDVDRIKMHYSGCTADCGQAMTGDIGLQGMRARKDGEMVEALDVGVGGGMGEEAEFTEWVRQRVPADEVPGMIRNIAEAYAALRSEGQTFSDWVAATGHETLVELAEPEEVEGYEDPCLNDAKQSWYPFEDGESPAPTDASGEPLSADD, encoded by the coding sequence ATGGCGAATAAGAAAGAGGACATCAAGGGCGAGCTGTACGGCGACGAAGTCCGGGAGAAGATAGAGGAGTTCGCCGAAAAGGGGTGGGACGCTATCCCCGAGGACGAGCACGACGAGTGGTTCTCCCGGTTCAAGTTCTGGGGCGTGTTCCATCATCGGGGCGGACAGGAGTCGTACTTCATGATGCGGCTAACGAACTGCGGCGGCGTCCTGGAACCGGGACAGCTACGGGCCATCGGCGAGGTGGCCGAGGAGTACGCCAGCGGCCCCGTCGACAACCCCGAGTTCGGCGACGCGTGGATCGACTTCACGACCCGCCAGTCGGTCCAGCTCCACTGGCTCAAACTCGAAGACATCCCGGACATCTGGGACAAACTCGAAGGCGTCGGTCTCACCTCCCGGTCGGCCGGCGGCGACACGATGCGCAACATCTCGGGCTGTCCGGTCGCGGGCAAGGGCGAGGAGTACATCGAGTCCCGCCCCATCCTCGACGAGATTCAGGAGACCATCCGCGGGGACGACGAGCTCTGTAACATGCCCCGGAAGTTCAACATCTCCGTGTCGGGCTGCAAGCAGGGGTGTGCGCAGGACGCGATCAACGACATCGGCCTCGAACCGGCCCACAAGTTCGTCGACGGGGAGGAGGTCAAGGGGTTCAACGTCCGCGTCGGCGGGGGACTGGGCGGCCGCGAGCCGCGCAACGCCCGCCCGCTGAACCTGTTCATCGAGCCCGAACACGCCGTCGAGACGGTCCGCGAGTTCGTCGAGTACTACCACGAGAACGGCAACCGGACGAACCGGTCGAAAAACCGCGCGCGCTTCTTCGTCGACGAACACGGTACCGAGAAAATCCGCGAGGACCTCGACGAACGGCTCGACTTCGAGTTCGAGACCGCCGGGACGGACTTCCGCGGCGAGTACACCTACAACGCCGGCAAGAACACCGAGTTTGGCGCCCACGACCACGTCGGCGTCTACGACCAGAAAGACGACAAAAACTACGTCGGCCTCTCCGTGCCCGTCGGCCGGCTCCCGGCCGAAGACGTCGTCAAACTCGCCGATCTGGCCGACGCCTACGGCTCCGGCGCGGTGCGACTCACCCGCCGACAGAACCCGCTCATCATGGACGTGCCGGACGGCAACCTGGCGAACCTGCTCAACGAGCCGTTCCTCGAGAAGTACTCGCCCGAGCCGAACCCGTTCACGCAGGGCGCGGTGGCCTGTACCGGGACGGAGTTCTGCTCGCTGGCGCTCACCGAGACCAAAGCCCGGATGGCGCGGATGCTGCGCTGGCTGGGCGACAACGTCGAGCTGCCAAGCGACGTCGACCGCATCAAGATGCACTACTCGGGCTGTACCGCCGACTGCGGCCAGGCCATGACCGGCGACATCGGGCTGCAGGGGATGCGCGCCCGGAAAGACGGCGAGATGGTCGAGGCCCTGGACGTCGGCGTCGGCGGCGGCATGGGCGAAGAGGCGGAGTTCACCGAGTGGGTCCGCCAGCGCGTCCCCGCCGACGAGGTGCCCGGCATGATTCGGAACATCGCCGAGGCCTACGCGGCGCTGCGTTCGGAGGGCCAGACCTTCAGCGACTGGGTCGCCGCCACCGGCCACGAGACCCTCGTCGAACTCGCCGAGCCCGAAGAGGTCGAGGGATACGAGGACCCCTGCCTCAACGACGCCAAGCAGTCGTGGTACCCGTTCGAGGACGGCGAGAGCCCCGCGCCCACGGACGCCAGCGGCGAACCGCTCTCGGCGGACGACTGA
- a CDS encoding cupin domain-containing protein: MATSPAPGGEPTVLRAEDGEALWAVGILMVVKVDAGQTDGAYTLVDHTAPAGYETPYHVHHREDELFYVIDGRLECLHGEDAQNRVRAEPHDTVVLPRDVPHGFRVVGDEPCRMVVQVTPGGLEELFRSVGEPAPRLETPPPGEPDAAALAEAAAEYDLDILGPLPE; this comes from the coding sequence ATGGCAACCAGTCCAGCGCCAGGCGGGGAACCGACAGTACTGCGCGCCGAGGACGGTGAGGCGCTCTGGGCAGTGGGGATACTGATGGTCGTCAAGGTCGACGCCGGACAGACCGACGGCGCGTACACCCTCGTCGACCACACGGCCCCGGCGGGATACGAGACGCCCTACCACGTCCACCACCGGGAGGACGAACTGTTCTACGTTATCGACGGCCGACTGGAGTGTCTCCACGGTGAGGACGCCCAGAACCGAGTGCGAGCGGAGCCACACGACACCGTCGTGCTCCCGCGGGACGTGCCCCACGGCTTCCGCGTCGTCGGCGACGAGCCGTGTCGCATGGTCGTGCAGGTGACGCCGGGCGGACTGGAGGAGCTATTCAGAAGCGTCGGCGAGCCCGCGCCGCGCCTGGAGACGCCGCCACCGGGCGAGCCCGACGCGGCGGCACTGGCCGAAGCGGCCGCCGAATACGACCTCGACATCCTCGGACCGCTGCCGGAGTAG
- a CDS encoding arsenic resistance protein produces the protein MTRLSKQWIQHNQVALYAVAVLAAVGLAVGRPTATTALEPLINPVLAVLLYVTFLEIPFVRIRRAFRNGRFMFAALGMNFLVVPVVVFALTRFLPQDPVVLVGVFMVLLTPCIDYVITFTELAGGDAEQITAATPALMLVQLLVLPLYLWLFMGQRVAEFIEAGPFVEAFVVIIALPLSLAWATEYWAERSARGEGWQESMGWLPVPMMGVTLFVVIASQLPRVRASVDQIAAVVPVYVAFLIIMPLLARLVTGGLGMAVGESRALLFTSVTRNSLVVLPLALALPAGYALAPAVVVTQTLVELCGMVVLTRVVPGYLVPDAPARSAPAD, from the coding sequence ATGACACGCCTCTCGAAACAGTGGATCCAGCACAATCAGGTCGCCCTCTACGCGGTCGCCGTCCTCGCCGCCGTCGGGCTCGCTGTCGGGCGACCGACTGCCACCACCGCGCTGGAACCGCTCATCAACCCCGTTCTGGCGGTGCTGCTGTACGTCACTTTTCTGGAGATACCGTTTGTCCGCATCCGGCGTGCGTTCCGGAACGGGCGGTTCATGTTCGCGGCGCTGGGGATGAACTTCCTCGTCGTCCCGGTCGTCGTGTTCGCTCTCACCCGCTTTCTCCCACAGGACCCGGTGGTCCTCGTCGGGGTGTTCATGGTGTTGCTGACGCCCTGTATCGACTACGTCATCACCTTTACCGAGCTCGCGGGCGGCGACGCCGAGCAGATAACCGCCGCGACGCCGGCGCTGATGCTCGTCCAGTTGCTCGTGCTCCCGCTGTATCTCTGGCTGTTCATGGGCCAGCGGGTCGCCGAGTTCATTGAAGCCGGTCCCTTCGTGGAGGCGTTCGTCGTCATCATCGCCCTGCCGCTCTCACTCGCCTGGGCCACCGAGTACTGGGCCGAGCGGTCCGCTCGTGGCGAGGGCTGGCAGGAGTCGATGGGATGGCTCCCGGTGCCGATGATGGGTGTGACGCTGTTCGTCGTCATCGCCTCCCAGCTGCCCCGTGTTCGGGCGTCCGTCGACCAGATAGCTGCCGTCGTACCGGTGTACGTGGCCTTCCTGATTATCATGCCGCTGCTCGCGCGACTCGTGACCGGTGGGCTCGGGATGGCCGTCGGAGAGAGCCGCGCGCTCCTGTTCACCTCGGTGACGCGAAACTCGCTGGTCGTGCTGCCGCTGGCGCTCGCGCTGCCAGCAGGATACGCGCTCGCCCCGGCCGTCGTCGTGACACAGACCCTCGTCGAACTGTGTGGGATGGTGGTCCTCACGCGGGTCGTTCCGGGGTATCTGGTTCCCGACGCCCCTGCCCGGTCAGCTCCTGCGGACTGA
- a CDS encoding chemotaxis protein CheC, producing the protein MGLQVDVRKLDLFNQMAKEGSGTVADHLGQLTGLNASVHTSQINFLDIDDVTTHIGTERQVGIYVELNEPPYGYVLFMLDPADSKRLAGAMLGGMGGDADAEGFSEMERSAMGEIGNIMTSAFIDGWANVLDTTIDMGTPNFVLGPAAGIIEKMGGWPDSELVFVIDSQITVEDGDLGMTVYTFPELEDLVALIQGIDLDTDVVADTQADDLV; encoded by the coding sequence ATGGGCCTGCAAGTCGACGTGCGAAAGCTCGACCTCTTCAACCAGATGGCAAAAGAGGGGTCGGGGACCGTCGCGGACCACCTCGGGCAGCTCACGGGGTTGAACGCCTCGGTCCACACGTCCCAGATAAACTTTCTCGACATCGACGACGTGACGACACACATCGGCACCGAGAGGCAGGTCGGCATCTACGTCGAGCTGAACGAACCGCCCTACGGCTACGTCCTGTTCATGCTCGACCCGGCCGACAGCAAGCGTCTGGCGGGCGCGATGCTGGGCGGCATGGGCGGGGACGCCGACGCCGAGGGCTTCTCGGAGATGGAGCGCTCCGCGATGGGGGAGATCGGCAACATCATGACCTCGGCGTTCATCGACGGCTGGGCGAACGTGCTGGATACGACCATCGACATGGGCACCCCGAACTTCGTGCTCGGGCCCGCCGCCGGCATCATCGAGAAGATGGGCGGTTGGCCCGACTCCGAGCTCGTGTTCGTCATCGACTCCCAGATAACCGTCGAGGACGGCGACCTCGGGATGACCGTCTACACGTTCCCCGAACTCGAAGACCTCGTGGCGCTCATCCAGGGTATCGACCTCGATACGGACGTCGTCGCCGATACGCAGGCCGACGACCTGGTGTAA
- the lrp gene encoding HTH-type transcriptional regulator Lrp encodes MVDDIDRQVVNALLRDGRASARDVAAETGVAATTVSRRMDQLVDSGVIEEYTARVDYEALGYDVTAVFQLSVDGSGLKTVTERLRDLDNMVAVYEVTGSHDIVAVGKFRDTGEMNAHIKELLTDPDIRTASTSVVLNTVREHEQFPVDDTGE; translated from the coding sequence ACGGTCGGGCGAGTGCCCGCGATGTCGCCGCCGAGACCGGCGTGGCCGCGACGACGGTCTCGCGACGGATGGACCAGCTGGTCGACTCCGGCGTCATCGAGGAGTACACTGCTCGCGTCGACTACGAGGCGCTGGGGTACGACGTAACTGCCGTCTTCCAGCTGTCGGTCGATGGTAGCGGGCTGAAGACCGTGACGGAACGCCTCCGCGACCTCGACAACATGGTCGCGGTGTACGAGGTGACCGGCAGCCACGACATCGTCGCCGTCGGGAAGTTCCGCGACACCGGCGAGATGAACGCACACATCAAAGAGCTGCTGACCGACCCTGATATCCGCACTGCCTCCACGTCGGTCGTGTTGAACACGGTCCGCGAGCACGAACAGTTCCCGGTGGACGACACCGGCGAGTAA